A region of the Ptychodera flava strain L36383 chromosome 22, AS_Pfla_20210202, whole genome shotgun sequence genome:
cagtTGTTATGGAATGTTTGTGTGTCAAAGACTATTTTACTTGTAGTGTTTTTCTTATCTGCTATGGATTATTTTTTATccgaaataaataataataaataataaatactaTGAAATAAGTTGGCTAGTGTGTAATCTCTTATGTCCGTCAATATGTGTTAGTGTCGAATTTAACAACTACCGACTGCCAAGAATGTTTCAGTCAATCGTCTTCAGAAGTTGCATTGAAGGCTTGTTGAAGTTATACTAGACGTCTTCTAAAATAACGCTGAGCAAGATGCGCAGGGATGACACTAAGATTTTGTCCGTTGGTAGCTAAGATGGACAGCCATAAAGCGGTTGCTCACTGCTTAGCTTGCATCATACGTGTGGCTCCACTCTAAAAACAGATTCGATCAACATCTGCATTTCAGTCAATCTTCTTATGACTCTGTGGTGAGACTGCTGCAGAGTTTCtcatggtttgtttgttttattttggctTTTCTGGGTTTTTGgaagttttttgttttgtttttgttggttttttttttttgggggggggggcaatcagcatttagtagtgttcTATGTTTCAAGTTGCGTGCAGTTCCAAAGAATTAAGTCATCGAATTCGTGCGCTGTCGATGAATCTCCTTTTTCCATTTCATCATACTATAGAtaatggagtgcaaagttttctTGAGTCCGTTTTTGGCTGGGAGGGTGAAAtagtttatgtttttgttttacagttttgacaatgccagtgaatttgcaGATGTGGGAAACATCTAGGGTcgcaatgctggataatcggagacattatcagtaataatttgGGGGATGATCCGGGGCCACAATGCTTGATAATCGGATATACTACCAGTGATTATCTGGGAATTACGTTACAAAATTCATTAGTATTGACAAAACTGTAATATAATGGTTAATAATTTCCTCTCCGTTTATCATTAAACCTGTTTGATCGACATTTGCATAAGAATTTCAGATAATCTTTTAGTTTGTGCGAAACGTTTTATGTTTATTTCGAGCTCTGGCTTTCAAAATTAATCTATTCAAAATTTCGTAAATGACATAAGCTTATTGTACGAAATGGAAATTTCAGAGGCTAGTATCTTATTCCCATCACTCGTTCTTTTCTTGATGTAAttctttttaaggtagtatgcacctcgaaagtgaaagacttctcaaattttccttaagaaatatttcaaccattctctttcaaaaccaagaataaaattcgggggggggggtgcaaattttggtactagagaaacaaattttaataacccaatatttaccaatatttgaaattcaaaatggccaccattcctgtgttaactctatggagcaaaatacaattttcgaatttcgaaatactataagccgatgaaaagttttcttacagcaagagctttaaaatgaaccccccacgagtggtatatcagaagagaattgtaaaagtctgagagtccaaatatctggcCCAAGAGGCAAGTCTACCTTAAAGGTCCGATGAAATGGTCTCACACCGTAGGGGTCGCTCCCAGTAGCCCCTTGACGCGATATGTCCATTTCATCGGTCATTCATTTCCACGCGTTTGCTGGATAATCGATGAGATCATGTttgaaattgacacttcctGAAATGTTGACCAGTCGATTTTGTCGACTTTCCGAAGATCCAGGTATGAATTCATGAATTCCCGatcttcaataaaaatattcataaagtGTCTAACACCTCCAATCACAGTGGCAATGAGACAGGGTCTCCATTTGTATAACCATTAACCCTAGTCTAGGGTCTACGGCGTAATGTTATCTTCGTTGTTTTGATAAGAAAGATGCCAGTTTTTTTTCCGGTCCGCTATTCATACTTTGGATACAAATAGAGTCCAATACCTACTGCTGTACGGCCCAATGCCGACAGCCGTGTCGTACCTGGTGTTTGGCTTGGCGCCAAAACTGTCGATCGTATGTGTGATAAATCGCAATTTTGCCTGCCGCGTGAACTAGTTGGTCAATATATATCATCGTATTATTCCGATGCACACCAAAATGGAGCATGTGTCTGTCCCTTTAAGGACACCATTCCAATTTTATGTCAAAAGTAAAGTTGAGATCTATCACACATCAGGTGGCTCGTTTCAGCGTCATTTTTTATCTCCTTCATCAATCTCTGCAGTCTGTCAATAAAGTGAAACTGCAGGGAGACTGATGTTACTTGTTTGGAAAGCGTAAATGAACTCTCTGAGGGCGTCATCTATTTCCCCCGAGACCGTCTAGCAGAGTTAGTGTTACGCCAGCCTtgaaataataaatgggtgctATTAATCTACGCACTCTTACACATGACAAACTCGGGAACACTTAAGTGGCGACAGTTTTCCTTGTACAGCTTGTAAATTGCGCCTTTATCGACTGACATTTCAGTGTGATCGTGTGTACTTAGCGTTTTCCGTCGCACAATGAATTACCTATACACCATGTAACGATAGCCAGGGACGTGATACAGAACACAAATTCTGCACAGGAAAAACGAAACAGCGAAGGTTCCAATGAAAGTTACTAAACATTGCTATTACAAGTGACAAAACCTTTACATTCACTCAGAGACTAAAATGTTTCGAAAACGGCTTGAAATATCGAGGTCATTACATAAATAGCAAGATGTAATTTCTCGTGTCCTAAAAACAAGAAATCGGATCAAGGTCTAAGGCGATCTGTCTCTCTCGGCCCAGAGGCGGACATTTCGACAGATCCAAAGTTACAGAACTGAGTCGGACGCATCACACTTCGAAATCCTCGGCGGAAATTATTGCTATAGTAACCATACACAATCGGGTTAACGCTGCTCTGGGAAAAGGCCAGCCAATGAGCTATtggaatacaatacaataagaGGATGCGAAACTGATCCTGTGTCATGGCACCGAATTCTGCCAGTAGAACGCATGCGTGAAGTGGTAAATATGACACTCCGAATGTTATCACAACGACAAGGATCATCTTGACAACTTTGATCTTCTGCTTTGATATGGTTGCCTGAGCATTGCCGGTAGCGGGCGTTTCCTCGGACGCACCTGGGACATTTCTTGTCCATACTTTCCTGGCAATGCGAACATACGCTATGCTGATGATTATTAACGGGAGTAAGTAAGTCAATAGAAAAACCGAACATGTGAAGGCGCGGCGGTACGAATAGGTCGGCCAACCCGTCTCGTCGCAGTAGTTTAACTTCAACCCTGGTTTGACTTCATAGGTCTCAACCTGAAGCACCACGCCTTGGGGTACCATGATTGCCACAGCAAGGGCCCATATGATGACGATAGACACACACGCCGTTCGATATTCCATACGTGGCCGCAGAGGGTTAACTATATTGTTATGCCTGTAAAACCAGTGAAAGAAGTAgagaaaatatacatgtaaaaagcAATTTTATGTGACCTTCTATGCATAACAGCATTTTTCTTGCTCACAAACGAAAATTCAGCAGACAATTTACAAagtacacacaacacacaccGGTAACACTTATGAGAGACACGATCTGATGAACCATTCAGTGATGTCAGATGTTTCTAAGGGGTTGAGCATACCCCTTTCAACATGTGGCGTCAACCATATATCGATACTTCATTTGCATTCGGTCAGAGGTGCATTTGAAAGTATTTTCTCATAGAATGTGTTTATAGTTACTGGCCTATGATTTCAGAGATATGAGACACTGAATCTTGGCTAGAATGATGGAAACAAGAACACCTTATATAAGTGGGTGACACCTAAACAGAATATCATTTTAGACGTGCCAAAGGGTATTCAGCAACTCTAAACAGTACATATTCTATTTTACAGAGATAAAAAGGTGtatttttgcataaaaaatgacCCAGCTCACAGACTGGCTGTGGTCTTGCTTTTCAGAAGCGACCAAATCATCGATGTTAATATCAGGGGATGCTTGGACATTTGTAAATGACATGACGGAACATATTTTCGAGTGCGAATTCAAAGTCTGGTATTGTTGTACAGGAAGACTAGTGTAAAAATGTCTCCACCAAATTGAATGTATTTACTTTACAAatccaatttttacaatgacaaaatatcgtcttaaaatataaaaatcaagACGCTATTTTCTGTCAGCATGTTTCAGGAGACCACATATTTGACATTGGACtcgcttaaggtagaacgcgcctcagggacagatatttgaactctcaaactgtcacaattcttttctgatatgccacctgtgggggttcattttaaagctcttggtgtaagaaatcttttgatcggcttagtttttcgaaattcgaaaatttaatttttctgcaCAGAGTTagcacaaggatggcggccattttgtatttcaaatatcggtaaatcttgagtgatttatttctctagtaccgaaatttgcattgtgacccccgatttttattcttgattttgaaagtgaatggttgaaagattccttaaggaaagtttgagcaaaagtttaagtctttcactttcgaggcacatactaccttaagtctcTGATCAACACGAGTTAGCAAGCATTTGCTACGTATATCAGGTTTGGTCGTGATCTTGCAGCCTGTAAAATACGCTAAACACTGCACATCCATGCATATGAGGAGGTTACTAGAGGTGAACTCTCGTTAAgggcaaaaaaaaatgaatgtttcGAGGCAGCTGTGTGGGCGTGGACCGTTTTATCTATTTCCCCAGAAACCCGCATTAATTATTAAATTTTATGTGCGCGCATAACAGTCTCGCGGATTAGAGAAAATACACCGGAAAGTGAAAACAATTACTGTACTTAAAATCAATACATCATAGAAGTCACGTGACTGAAAATTTGACATGCCttctaaaagaaaataaaattgcctTCATTCGTAAAGCTTCGGTTTTACTTCTTTATTTAAGGtattatgcacctcgaaagtaaaatacttaaacttttgctctaactttccacaagggatctttcaatcattttctttcaaaatcaataataaaaattgcgggtcaccgtgcaaattttggtaatagagaaacaaattacccaagatttaccgatattagaaattcaaaatggccaccatttctgtgttaactctacggagaaaaataaaaatcttcgaattttgaaaaactaagccggtaaaacgttttctttcaccaagagctttaaaatgaacccccaaatgtggtatatcagaagagaattgtaaaagtttgagagtccgaatgtttgtccccgaggtgcgttctaccttaaggtagcaTTGCACTTATAAAACccatttttaaagcaatatttctaaTAAAAGATGACttggaaaccccctcatactatatattttctgaaagcagaCGATGTAAAAATTTAGTACGGTAGCAATAGGTTACTCGAAGAATGAAGGGTACAATTTTGGGATAGCAAACCTTAATTTGGTATTAATGTTTGAAAttactttatgaaatttaatatctcattttAATAGTGTAATAAAacacgacaattttgttttgcattatctattctcattcttAAATAGCAGGGTTTAAAAGACTaacattcaaaaaagtgattaaaatcatgataaacaaaattgaaatgattcttattcaaaatgtaagaactttatcgcccaaaaagtatattttgttatgtttatatGTTATGCTGTATTTAAAaatcataatgtgaaaattccaTTAAGTTTGAGCCAGCCAGAGTGTAGTTAatgttgttttaaaatgttgaacACAAGAAAAAAGAAGCCAGCAAGTCGGGTTGTTTGCATGAATTTCCATACATTTGCGCTTCCTTTTTACCCAGCTTACGACTACTTGTTATACTAAACACTAagcccaaccaatattttaatcttgcgttacaaaaattcatgaaaattaaataaatctttgcaaaaagttactttgagcaaaatatgctgtgttatgTGCAACGCTGCCTTAAGTTTCATAATTGTCAAATTTCATATTTGCTAAAATAGTTAGGTAGCTAATTATCTAATCTTTTGCAAAATAAGGGAACCGATATTTTAAACTATTATTGGGTAGTATTTTCCATCTCCGCTGAATTTTGAACCCATCGTTACAATTACCAATAACACTTTGATGAAGAATGACAGACAATTATTGTAAAACGTTTGATATCGTACGTAAAATTTACACGAAGGTTGGCTATCCTGACTTCCagataaaaagaaaaatgaGATTTTTCTGTAACCCGATCCCCTCTATTCAGAAAAGCTAACCCGAAATCATATCAGTGTTGCCAGGATACTCTTCTGAGATTTCAAAGAACATCAAATGTTTTGCATTGCTGACGCGTCTTGCTTCTTTTAAGTTGAATTCTAGCTATAACATATTCAGACATACGCTTACGGAAACCTTTTTCCTGGAGACAATATTGTCAACGGAAACTAATATatcatcatttacatttacataatAGCATGACATTTTATACAATACCTTGTacaaatgtcatttttgttaACGTGCACCTCCTAATGAGGCTTGGGGTTTCTGTGGCGTCTGTATTTCGGTCAGGGGGGTCGCGAGATAGAAAGATTGCGTAAAGTGCTGTGTCGGGTCAACCTCCATGAAGATTCATTGAACGTCACATTGGAGAGGAGAAAATTCAAACAAACGAATATTCGAAAACCCGCATACGTTTTGTCCTGGTAAAATCATGGCTATAATATTATAAAATGTTAGGAAGGTGGATATTTAATAACGCTATAAAAATCAACTAAAATAATTACTGCACATGTTAAGGTGTAACGATTAATTCAATGGTGGACAGTTGACACAATCGACTTACCAGATGTCAACTGAAATTGCTgccgtgtttcagtatattttgtctttgtatgtATATTGACACTTTTCTCAGACATAATTTCCGCAATTTTGCAACTTCATTAAACATGCTATGAATAACATCACAAGCAATATTCATCAAGTataatttgaattgaaaatattgttCAATGTAAAATTTAGTTATTAATAGCTGCAatgaaaatgctaaatttctTCTTCTGTTGTTGTTTCACTGTATCATTATAAAAGTAGCTAGTTTAATTGATCAAGTCCTTCGATTTTTATATGTCTAATTGTGaaaattcattatatatacaaattaccaATCAGCTGAcgtacaaaattcaaaatgtctgtcACTACTATTCTAGAACTCTGCTATTAATATTCACAGCGCATTCATCAAccttggtcaagtccttcaaagtTCATGAACGTTTGTCAAGTCAATCCAGAAATATATCCCTAAACAGGAAATTTCGTTAAATGTACAAATTAATAATTAGCTAatgaaaaatgctaaatgacattCGTCAATGTTACACCATAGTATGTTCAATGTTCACAGCAAATTTCGTACATAACAACACAGTCAATCCAGAGATAtatccttaaaggtatactttcacctgttccaattttaccacggttaccatgaaaagagaaaatctaaccaatcacagattttaagcgggtggccgctttatAAAAACAGCCccctcacattggcattttgaataccaaggaacgcccctttgaccatatatgggcatatttagattacaggtgactgtatacctttaattaggaaagttcatttaatatgcatatGGGCAATGGTCACAGTCATAAAACTTCACTGACTCTGAATATGTCACATGCTTCCTTTATTAACATATGTAGGAAGAATATCTTATTTCGaaataaataattatgcaaactGGCATTAATGATGAAATACACACTCATCGAAAACTGATCAGTTCTTCACATTTCCAAACgaaatctatgtaccaaatttgattcaTATCCGTCAAGTTGTTTCTGAGATATCGCGCcaacagacacacagagagacaggCAGAAATCGGTATGACAATAGCTCACGTGTGTGGATACGTGAGCTAAAATTGGATGATACATATGTAATTTCCCTTATGACATAAAAATGCCTCaattcaaatttatttattgGGTTCTCAATCAATTTCAAATCCAACACTTTTATCACGCCTAGAAGACAAATCGGCTTTGACGATTCTTCCACAGCGGCAAaccaaataaagttattaaTAATTGGATACTGTATTTCTTTACAACATTTGATTACCATGAAATTGATAACACATGCTACAAGACGTCATCAGCTGAACGCCCTGTACGATTAAATTCTCATGTACATTCCAACCCATCAATTCGTAGCAGTCTGTATTTAGAGATTTAATGAACTTACCTGTCAACCGCAATTACAGTAAGCGTGAAGATTGAGGCAGCCACAGATATACCTTGAATTACAGGTGTTAGCTTACACATAACTAATCCGAAAGGCCAGCCTGTGGAAAGATTGAAGCTGTTGTAAAGTTGGTCAACTATTTTGCGAGATTGAAGAGAGCATAGGTCACTAATACACAATCACGAACATCGACACAAGAACCACAGTGCTGTGTACATTACAAGTAAAATGAGTTCTCGTACACATATTGAAagtaaatttgttaaaatttcacCATGTATCGATTCAGTTAGATGGTATCACATGCCACTGGTCCTCTCCGAAAGTCAGCGTTTTATGACCGGGGAGATAACAGTACAACTGACATGAAATAAAATACTCGTaaagaaattaaagaaatcTAATTTTAGACCGAAATGAGTCCTATTTACAGATAATTCGATACTTGTAGTTGGAAAACAGGCACCGCTCTCTGTTGAAAACCTCTATGGCCAGTAACACTTGAATAGAGTGAAAAGTTAGACATAAAGTGTCTTACTAAAGGTCAAAAAACCATGGCCATGTCTGTAGTTGAACCTCATTATCCCTCGATTGTTAAAACTTCAACCTAGTCAATAGCCCGGTACGCCTTGTATATACTAACGGAAATCCGGTAAGAGTGGCTGCTATTCGTACACTGCGAGTGCGGAGCATTGCTTGCCAatcttcatttattttcaaagaaacagtCATCTTCTAATCTTCTGTGATTTGAGATTGCGTGGTGATGATTGCATTATAATTCTATCATCGTGATTTTGAAGATACTAACCCTTACAAGCTCATTCCTCTTTCGCCAAGAATGTTTTATTTCTCGGATGACGTCATCATATCGTTGCAGAGCCTCCAACAATTGCAATGGGATTTCTGAACACTTAAAAAGCATAAATTGCAAGGTTTCACGGATGGCAAGGTTCAATAATTATTTCTTGTAGATCGTGACAGCTCCCCGTCCTCTTCTGAAAACTGGGCAATCACATCTATTCATCTGACGTTGGCAAATGACTCATTGTTATTTAAACGGGCGTGCATTTAAGCTTGCAAGGGCTTGCATAATAGACTGAAACATATACAATTGAACAAACTGATATAATAGTAATGTTGTATACATGGACGTCATCGTCTTTCGGTTCTCTCttgacatatgtgtacacatACAAAGACGTGTGAACGTCTTATTAAGCCACACTATTCCTTACATAGAGACGACAAAGATGATCACATTGAAGGTTCCTGTGAGCGACATTAAAAGAGAACAAAGTCCTAGGCATGCTTCTTAAAAGCTTATTTTTTTCTCGGTTCTTGTGTGCCTAATTATTGCATGGGACTATGTTTATCCTCATGTCGTTTGTCGAATGGAATCCTTGGACCTAACTTTAAAAGGACTTAAACACGAAGGGAGGtttctttttccattttttctctctctttagTTCCCCATCAGGACCCTACATTCTGTATGGCGGTGAACTGTTGGATGTTTTCCACGTTTCTAGTCATGTACGACGAGTGAATCCTAATGAATGAAATGCCCTGAGGGACGAATGAGCATTTATAAACCGAGAGGAATACACCTGGAAGACATCCATCATCGCCGCCTACACATGTAATTACGAGGAAGCACGAATGACATAGCGGAGAGCAATATCATGACAATTGCCATACAAAAGTAGGCATACAAGCTGAGGGTTAGGACATTGTACCGTTGTTCTGTTTTGTACCCGTGTGCCGTCCCTGGCGCATCTGTCATGGGTAAATTGCATGCGTGGTGAGAAATAATGCTACAAATGTCCTTGCAACCTTGTGTCAATTATATCTATAGTTGCGATTTCCACTTCAAGGTTTAATACTTTTCTGCAGTTCCATGCACTTACCTGTGGACGGAAAATTCTTTTTTATCAAACGAGTTTGCTTTTCACTTAGTTGCAGTATACATCAAAACGTATTGGAGGGGAGTATTTAAAACCTGGAGTGCCTGCAAATTTTCGATCGAAAAGTGACAATATTCTGAGATACAGAATCAAGAAGCTGAAAAACATTACCGTCGCCAATGGACTGGGAAAGTATTGCCAACAGCTGAGTGTCTTGGAAATACGGATCTGGAATACGCGACGAGGCGTGATGTTCAAGCAGTAGCAACAATctctttaattttgcttaaCTTTGCTTTCTACTAACAATATATCGCCTCTGTATGGACTTTCAAGTAAACATGATATCCTGAGTAAAATGACATCACACACTGATCGACTGTTGAAGTAAGCTTATTGCCACATTTACTCACTAGCCTTAGAATACGACCATGTACAATTGACTCTGCATCAAATGCTTGAATTTCTGCTGAACCAAACATTCTTCAATTCTCCGACTGATAGACTTGTATGGTTAACATGATTTTCCGAATAATTAAATTCAATAGAGGTCCACgttcaatttctttttaaagagaGAGAGATAACTCCCATCAACATAACGACCTATAAATACCCTTCTTCAGAACTCCAAAGCTCTGCTATTACTGTCGATgtatttatcatcatcatcattttttgctttgtatgtaAAATACCGTTTCTCCTCCTCAAACGAAAATTATGTGGAAATACCTTTTCAAAGTTAccttttttgtgtgtgtaaTGACCAAAGGTATAATTAACTTCCGATTTTCCGTCTGTCCTGCGATTCATTTGACAACAATCACGTTGCATAGTGCACGCGATGCATCGTGAACCGTTAAAAATCAAACAAGTAAACGATTGTCGTGGATCTCCCTCATGGTTGAGTTTGCCATTCAACCGGATTCTCAACCACGTATTGCAATTTAAGTGATAATATACCCGATGGTGAAACTatgtcaaaattaaatttttttgtaTGTGTAATGACCAAAGGTATTATTAACTTCTGAATTTTCTTCTGTACTACTTTGGACTAGTATACCTCACCTAGGTATATTCGTCCCAGGTACTACAATTCATTGTCGACAATCACGCTGCATAGTGTACAAATTGCATTGCGATTGTCGGGCTGAcagtttgtatttcaacatacgtCAAGGAGACGAGGGAGGAATTAATCTTCGgcaaaaagtaaagaaaatagGAAAACTGATGGTTAGTGTCACGATATTAAAAACACTGTACCAAATTTAAAGCCATTCATGACAGTAGCAATGTTACAGAGAATGTTCTCCTGTACCTGGGATATGATCTCTTTATTCCGCATGAAGGTCATTGGTAGGGCAGGAATTGGCCGAGATTTACGTTACAGATACGAACCGTGAGAAATCAAACAAGTATTTAATTATTCTTAATCTCCGCCATGATACTCTTTGCTTTGTACCCGGAATCTCCCCCACTTATTACAGTTTAGGTGATAATATACCCCGACGGTGGAACTATGTCATAAGTGTCAGGAATAAAATGTTCAACTTCTCTTCTGATAAAATTCTGATATCTGCCTTTGAAGTGTAACACCATGGAGCCCTTTTAAGAGATTTTTACCATAGTAAAACGCTGTGATATATGTCCCCGTTTCCTTTTGCATAGCCATGAAGAACTCTAAAAAAGTCGTTATTGCGACTGACGAACACGCTGCATGCATTGACAATACACCTTGTCATTTAACAACCACACTGAGCATCGGTCACAATTGTGTGTCAGTTCCTCAGTACCTTCTGTTTTATGCGCGCACACCATACCGTACACCATTTTTAATGTTAGGCACGATACCAAAGAAGTTCAATAAAGAATGTTATGGCgttcacctttgaccttcctcAAAAGTATCAAATAGCCGATCACCGATGACCTCGAGACAGAAATCTGTGACGTCAAAACTACAGGCATAGCTTTAGATGATGAAAGTGACATTCTTAAGTGagaaaaaattacttttcacaCTTTGTCTGatgttttatggaaatgggTGGCAAAGTGCATTTGACagaaatgtaaagaaaaaacCTTCACAGCTTGCGGGTATTTATTATTCAGGAAATACAACATTAATAATTGTTTTCTCTCCCACTTTTATTGAAGACTTAAGTTTCGATACAAGATTTAGCGCCCATGCATCTATAAAGATCAAAAGACCATTCTTCAAATCTCTGAAGAATTGTCTCGGATATAAACAAAATCGTGACTTTAGCATGAAGTATGAACATGTGATCGATGAAGAATTCGAAGAAAACAATCGGGGTAAGAGAAGAAAAAATCAGGAGGAAAAAGCCTTGGTTTTAAATACTTTTTATACTGTTTGTGGTCGCCCTATCTTTCTGAGATTTCCCAATGAACAGAAGCAGTTGAACTTCTCTCATTGCGTTGAAACCGTGTGATTGGCAATCAAGAAGGTAGACTGGTTTCGTTCTCGTTATCGAACATTTCGAAAAACCTCGTTACATCCGATAATGACCCTTTTCTTTCACTCATGCCCCAACCTCAAACTGTAATCTTCACAAACTTTCTTACGTAAATTTACACTCATAAACTTCTAATCGAATATTATTTCCAATCAATACACAGGGTGCTTGCTGCAAGTTATAAATTTACCCGTCTTCTGTGATTGGCTAGCAGGGCTGATTAATGAGATATTAACCGAAACACGAGGTAGTTATATGTCgttagaaaaaaatgaaacagaaatgaaaaaacCTCGTTTTCGACAGCCTTCGATTGAGAAAATATAACTTACGGAAAACACGTTCGTTGTGTGTTACATGTTTACATAATAATATAGCGAATTCACAGGTATCTGATAACCTGTCGAGCAATGAGTTAATGTAATTTAGCGGCAAACTGGCATCACAGAGAGACCGCTCCGAAACTACGAGGTATTTAGTCCTTTGAACCCCTGAAGCGCAAAACTATACGCTTTTTGACCTTAACTAAATTGTCTTTCATAAAGTCTATTTATTAACATTACTTTCAGCTTTGTGCACGAAAAGAAGCCTTTATAATATGAAGATGTAATATGAAGATGAAGATGTAAGTAAGCTTTAGCATCGTTGAACTGTTGGAACATTTGTATCTTGAACTGTAAGGAATTCTAATGAATTCTTTAATAA
Encoded here:
- the LOC139123271 gene encoding neuropeptide FF receptor 2-like, whose protein sequence is MEASTNSYVNTTSAGLMLKNGPLITAVFVIAYLVIFLAGFIGNTLVCLIVARNAVMYNVTNCFIVNLAVADILVSIFCMPITLVANILEGWPFGLVMCKLTPVIQGISVAASIFTLTVIAVDRHNNIVNPLRPRMEYRTACVSIVIIWALAVAIMVPQGVVLQVETYEVKPGLKLNYCDETGWPTYSYRRAFTCSVFLLTYLLPLIIISIAYVRIARKVWTRNVPGASEETPATGNAQATISKQKIKVVKMILVVVITFGVSYLPLHACVLLAEFGAMTQDQFRILLLYCIPIAHWLAFSQSSVNPIVYGYYSNNFRRGFRSVMRPTQFCNFGSVEMSASGPRETDRLRP